One genomic segment of bacterium includes these proteins:
- a CDS encoding nitronate monooxygenase, translated as MRTDLCDQFGIDVPIFAFSHCRDVVAAVTNAGGLGVLGALAFTPEQLEMELAWIDENTGDKPYGVDTVMPMGHIGKETGLGKKGDAEDAFEFKKLISPEVTAWIETVLEEYEVPPLPEGYEPDSGIGGGEGGLLGWTEGGGCSHVDVAFRHERVKLLVNALGPPPKDIIDLAHRSGVKVAALTGTVEHALRQQEQGVDIIVAQGTEAGGHTGEIGSMVLLPDIVDAVSPTPVLGAGGIASGRQAAAAMALGAQGIWTGSVWLGVREADVSPLVKQKLYKAGPRDAVRSRSLSGKPARLLRTAWTEAWERDECPGTLPMPLQYMACADAQTRIGLAARKQGSKAQELLGMPVGQVVGRMNEEKSSAEVIYEFIDEFVESVARLQGMLDAAEGSR; from the coding sequence ATGCGCACTGATCTTTGTGACCAATTCGGCATCGATGTCCCCATCTTTGCATTCAGCCACTGCCGGGATGTCGTTGCCGCCGTGACCAACGCCGGGGGGCTCGGCGTCCTGGGCGCTCTCGCCTTCACGCCAGAGCAGCTCGAGATGGAGCTCGCATGGATCGATGAGAACACCGGTGACAAGCCCTACGGCGTCGACACCGTGATGCCCATGGGCCATATCGGCAAGGAGACAGGTCTCGGAAAGAAGGGCGACGCAGAGGATGCCTTCGAGTTCAAGAAATTGATCTCGCCCGAGGTGACTGCGTGGATCGAGACCGTGCTGGAGGAATATGAGGTTCCCCCGCTCCCCGAAGGCTACGAACCCGATTCCGGCATCGGGGGTGGTGAAGGGGGCTTGCTCGGCTGGACCGAAGGCGGCGGTTGCAGTCATGTGGACGTGGCCTTCCGACACGAGCGCGTAAAGCTGTTGGTGAATGCGCTCGGTCCACCGCCCAAGGACATCATCGACCTGGCCCACCGCAGTGGCGTGAAGGTTGCGGCGCTTACCGGCACGGTAGAGCACGCATTGCGCCAGCAAGAGCAGGGCGTCGACATCATTGTCGCTCAGGGTACGGAAGCAGGCGGCCACACCGGCGAAATAGGCTCGATGGTGTTGCTGCCTGATATCGTCGATGCCGTCTCGCCCACGCCTGTGTTAGGCGCCGGAGGAATCGCCAGCGGCCGCCAGGCCGCAGCGGCCATGGCACTCGGTGCCCAGGGCATCTGGACCGGCTCCGTATGGCTCGGTGTGCGGGAGGCCGATGTCTCCCCCCTCGTGAAACAGAAGCTCTACAAGGCTGGCCCGCGCGATGCCGTGCGCTCGCGCTCGCTCTCCGGGAAGCCCGCCCGACTGCTGCGCACGGCCTGGACCGAAGCCTGGGAGCGCGACGAGTGCCCCGGCACGCTTCCGATGCCGCTCCAGTACATGGCCTGCGCCGACGCCCAGACGCGAATCGGCCTGGCTGCACGAAAGCAGGGTTCCAAGGCACAGGAGCTGCTCGGCATGCCCGTTGGCCAGGTCGTGGGTCGCATGAACGAAGAGAAGAGTTCTGCGGAGGTGATCTACGAGTTCATCGACGAGTTCGTCGAGAGCGTGGCCAGGCTGCAAGGGATGCTCGACGCGGCAGAGGGCTCTCGCTGA
- a CDS encoding DUF2332 domain-containing protein: MMRSKGLDLERTLTAFRFQTGVCRYLGSPFYGELLQDAYDDLEAGGPLRDLVCDFNGDPLRGFLPLRILAGVHALVLEGAAPELAAFYPTVGGRADAAAAWSCFRAVVEQHGDRIRPWLEQTPQTNEVRRCAGLLGGFLQVAQQTRLPLRLLEIGCSAGLNLQWSRFRYELDSWSWGDPKAKVQITTSWQGEVPPLAAVEVEISERLGCDVAPRRVDSAAAARDLESFIWADQPERLAQLRAAIEVARSDPPQIEQASAGQWLPDRLAEPQAGVCNVVYHSSVWDYLSSAEQQTIQSAIEARGADATNERPLAWLRAEGSTDGTRIELRLRSWPDGGETLLGEGHPHGRAVVWRPEAG; encoded by the coding sequence ATGATGCGGAGCAAGGGCTTGGATCTGGAGCGTACGCTGACGGCGTTCCGCTTTCAGACAGGCGTTTGCCGATATCTCGGGTCACCGTTCTACGGCGAGCTGCTGCAGGATGCCTACGACGATCTGGAGGCGGGCGGCCCGCTGCGAGATCTGGTCTGCGACTTCAACGGGGATCCCCTCCGTGGTTTTCTTCCACTCCGGATTCTTGCGGGTGTGCACGCCCTGGTACTCGAGGGAGCTGCACCGGAACTCGCGGCCTTCTACCCGACGGTCGGAGGGAGAGCCGACGCCGCCGCAGCGTGGTCTTGCTTTCGAGCGGTCGTCGAGCAGCATGGCGACCGGATTCGTCCTTGGCTGGAGCAGACTCCGCAAACCAACGAGGTGCGACGTTGCGCAGGCCTGTTGGGTGGCTTCCTCCAGGTTGCCCAGCAGACACGGCTGCCACTGCGACTGCTCGAGATCGGCTGCAGCGCCGGGCTCAATCTTCAATGGAGTCGGTTCCGCTACGAGCTCGACAGCTGGAGCTGGGGAGATCCGAAGGCGAAGGTGCAGATTACGACGAGTTGGCAAGGCGAGGTTCCGCCTCTGGCCGCGGTCGAGGTGGAGATCTCCGAACGCCTCGGATGCGATGTTGCGCCGCGCCGGGTCGACAGCGCAGCCGCGGCGCGCGACCTCGAGAGTTTCATCTGGGCCGATCAACCCGAGCGTCTGGCTCAGCTCCGCGCCGCCATCGAGGTTGCGCGGAGCGACCCTCCTCAGATCGAGCAGGCGTCGGCGGGCCAGTGGCTGCCCGATCGGTTGGCCGAGCCGCAGGCAGGAGTCTGCAACGTCGTCTACCACTCTTCGGTATGGGACTATCTCAGCTCCGCTGAGCAGCAGACGATCCAGAGCGCGATCGAGGCTCGAGGAGCGGATGCGACGAACGAGCGGCCCCTCGCGTGGCTGCGGGCAGAGGGTTCGACCGACGGCACCAGGATCGAGCTTCGGCTTCGCAGCTGGCCGGACGGTGGCGAAACGCTCCTCGGCGAGGGGCATCCCCATGGACGGGCGGTCGTTTGGCGCCCCGAGGCCGGGTAG
- a CDS encoding tRNA (cytidine(34)-2'-O)-methyltransferase, whose amino-acid sequence MEIVLVEPEIPQNTGCAARLAAATGTRLHLVEPLGFSLDSKHLKRAGLDYWPDVDMTVHPDLPSLLSALAEVGPAEPRLRLLTARGGSSIFEAPFRGDEILVFGGESKGLPPALLRKFAPQRLTVPILPEVRSLNLANVVCLALYTALDRCGRLPAPSESPPIG is encoded by the coding sequence GTGGAAATCGTTCTCGTCGAACCGGAGATCCCCCAGAACACCGGATGTGCGGCTCGGCTTGCGGCGGCGACCGGTACACGGCTGCATCTGGTCGAGCCGCTCGGGTTTTCCCTCGATAGCAAGCATCTGAAGCGGGCGGGGCTCGACTACTGGCCCGACGTCGACATGACGGTGCATCCGGACCTGCCGAGCCTGCTCTCCGCGTTGGCGGAGGTCGGACCTGCCGAGCCACGACTGCGCCTTCTCACAGCCCGCGGCGGATCGTCGATCTTCGAAGCGCCATTCCGGGGCGACGAGATCCTGGTCTTCGGGGGCGAGTCGAAGGGGCTACCGCCCGCGTTGCTGCGGAAGTTCGCACCCCAGCGACTCACCGTGCCGATCCTGCCCGAGGTGCGCAGCCTGAACCTCGCGAATGTCGTATGCCTCGCGCTGTATACGGCCCTCGATCGGTGCGGTCGGCTACCTGCACCGTCGGAATCTCCGCCGATCGGCTGA
- a CDS encoding succinylglutamate desuccinylase: MKGVLQKIDRPSADGFPAEAESFLRKLGGPTAIHVKGKDRTRSRIVTTLLHGNEPSGTRAIHAWLRNGHQPAVDTVLIVANVEAALAGPGFAHRTLPGRRDLNRCFLGPWDDAEGHLAREILELTYEKKPEALIDLHNNTGHNPPYGVGVEPSPEALQLVTPFGNRFVWSHLTLGALMEAVRDIPSATIEVGRTGDPAADAVALRGLTRFLEDDRVIEPGLRPDVQVLTTPMRVCIRPGASLAVVDADRGKQESADLTILADLDRHNFESVEVGTKLGYVRGEAWPLELLDEDGRDRASFYFSLQDGVLRTRRPIIPIMITTDPGIATSDCLFYVVRELSSPDEAGRC, encoded by the coding sequence GTGAAAGGCGTCTTGCAGAAGATCGATCGACCGAGCGCTGACGGGTTTCCCGCCGAAGCGGAATCCTTTCTGCGCAAGCTGGGCGGACCCACCGCAATCCACGTCAAAGGAAAGGACCGAACACGCTCCCGGATCGTGACCACGCTGCTGCACGGCAATGAACCTTCGGGCACCCGTGCGATCCATGCCTGGCTTCGCAATGGCCACCAGCCGGCGGTCGATACTGTCCTGATCGTCGCCAACGTGGAAGCTGCGCTGGCCGGCCCGGGCTTCGCTCATCGCACCCTGCCCGGCCGACGGGATCTCAACCGCTGTTTTCTCGGTCCCTGGGACGATGCGGAAGGCCACCTCGCGCGCGAAATCCTCGAGCTCACTTACGAGAAGAAGCCCGAGGCGCTGATCGATCTACATAACAACACGGGCCACAACCCGCCCTATGGCGTGGGTGTAGAGCCTTCTCCGGAAGCCCTGCAGTTGGTCACTCCGTTCGGGAACCGTTTCGTCTGGAGCCACCTGACGCTCGGCGCCCTGATGGAGGCGGTGCGCGATATCCCCAGCGCGACGATCGAGGTCGGGCGAACGGGCGACCCCGCCGCAGACGCCGTCGCGCTTCGCGGGCTCACCCGCTTCCTGGAAGACGATCGGGTGATCGAGCCGGGGCTACGCCCGGACGTCCAGGTGCTCACGACGCCCATGCGCGTCTGCATTCGCCCCGGAGCTTCCCTGGCCGTGGTCGACGCAGACCGCGGCAAGCAAGAGTCGGCCGATCTGACCATCCTGGCCGATCTCGACCGACACAATTTCGAGAGCGTCGAAGTGGGTACCAAGCTGGGCTACGTGCGCGGCGAGGCCTGGCCCCTGGAACTTCTCGACGAGGACGGACGAGATCGGGCGTCCTTCTATTTTTCGCTCCAAGACGGCGTACTACGGACCCGACGGCCGATCATCCCGATCATGATCACGACCGACCCGGGTATCGCCACCAGCGACTGTCTCTTCTACGTGGTCCGCGAGCTCAGTTCCCCGGACGAAGCGGGTCGCTGCTAG
- a CDS encoding glutamate--cysteine ligase gives MGLEINRETFSEDEYQRFSERLDRSLDVLEQLLARPDFGAGEVSIGAELEVSLVDEAGRPLPLNRDVLAESVDPRLTVELNRYNLESNLRHGPLAGRPFAFLADEMRNSLREIERAAALHHAQVAMIGILPTLTEADLTRDAMTEAPRFRALSASLRRLRREPFLLQIRGEDELELRCHDVTSEGAATSLQLHLRVAPADFASVYNAVQLTTPLVLAASGNSPTFLGRRLWDETRVALFKQAVDHRRERGRDGEPARVSFGNAWIGRAFELFEENVRRHAVLLPVVSNEDPEAVLAAGRVPTLSELRLHQGTVWRWNRSIFDPAEGGHLRIEMRAFPAGPTIVDMVANCAFQIGLALALAPEIAAWTERLSFEDVHRDFYRAARDGLAAHLGWPMEPGAPAQSHSAQVLLESLLPRAQQGLDAAGVERDDSSHWLEVFECRVRSGQTGATWQRRALASAEATMPRNDALTHMFRRYRQHSKDAQPVASWPEPKL, from the coding sequence ATGGGCCTCGAGATCAATCGTGAGACGTTCAGCGAGGACGAGTACCAGCGATTCTCGGAACGCCTGGATCGCTCGCTCGACGTTCTGGAGCAGCTCCTTGCCAGGCCGGACTTTGGTGCGGGGGAGGTATCGATCGGCGCCGAGCTGGAGGTATCGCTGGTCGATGAGGCCGGCCGACCCCTGCCCCTGAATCGGGATGTCCTGGCGGAAAGCGTGGACCCGCGGCTCACGGTCGAGCTCAATCGGTACAACCTGGAATCCAACCTACGCCACGGTCCCTTGGCCGGTCGGCCCTTTGCTTTCCTGGCCGATGAGATGCGCAACTCGCTGCGAGAAATCGAGCGAGCCGCCGCGCTCCACCATGCGCAGGTAGCGATGATCGGCATCCTGCCGACCTTGACGGAAGCGGATCTCACGAGGGACGCGATGACAGAAGCCCCTCGCTTTCGAGCCCTTTCCGCGAGCCTGCGACGCCTGCGCCGCGAGCCCTTTCTGCTCCAGATTCGCGGTGAGGATGAGCTGGAGCTGCGCTGTCACGATGTCACCTCCGAAGGAGCCGCGACTTCGTTGCAGCTCCACTTGCGCGTGGCCCCCGCCGACTTCGCCTCGGTCTACAACGCCGTGCAGCTGACGACCCCCCTCGTGCTCGCGGCCTCCGGAAACTCGCCCACCTTTCTCGGCCGGCGGCTCTGGGACGAAACGCGGGTGGCGTTGTTCAAGCAAGCCGTGGATCATCGGCGGGAGCGCGGGCGCGATGGCGAGCCTGCCCGCGTCTCCTTCGGCAACGCGTGGATCGGTCGTGCCTTCGAACTCTTCGAGGAGAACGTGCGACGTCATGCAGTCCTCCTACCGGTCGTAAGCAACGAAGATCCCGAAGCCGTCCTCGCCGCCGGGCGGGTTCCGACACTTTCCGAACTGCGCCTGCACCAGGGAACGGTCTGGCGCTGGAACCGCTCGATCTTCGATCCCGCGGAGGGCGGGCACCTTCGCATCGAGATGCGCGCCTTCCCGGCGGGTCCGACGATCGTGGACATGGTCGCGAATTGCGCGTTCCAGATTGGACTGGCACTCGCACTGGCGCCTGAGATCGCCGCCTGGACAGAACGGCTCTCCTTCGAGGACGTGCATCGGGATTTCTACAGGGCCGCCCGGGACGGCCTGGCGGCGCACCTGGGTTGGCCCATGGAGCCGGGCGCACCGGCCCAGAGCCACTCGGCCCAGGTGCTGCTCGAAAGCCTGTTGCCCAGAGCCCAGCAAGGGCTCGACGCCGCAGGCGTAGAACGGGACGATTCCTCCCATTGGCTCGAAGTCTTCGAGTGTCGGGTGCGCAGCGGGCAGACGGGTGCCACCTGGCAGCGTCGGGCGCTCGCCAGCGCCGAGGCGACGATGCCCAGGAACGATGCGTTGACCCACATGTTCCGGCGCTACCGCCAGCACTCGAAGGATGCCCAGCCGGTCGCGAGCTGGCCGGAGCCGAAGCTGTGA
- a CDS encoding helix-turn-helix transcriptional regulator, translating to MSAPRPGQRVHGSRTGRPIMAAFDLLGRRWALRVLWELGEAPLTFRELRGRCDDISPTVLNTRLRELREARLIEKTDRGYALTETGHSLGRALRPLVRWAEDWGDAD from the coding sequence ATGAGCGCGCCCCGCCCTGGCCAGCGCGTTCATGGCTCGCGCACGGGCCGGCCGATCATGGCGGCCTTCGATCTGCTCGGACGACGCTGGGCCCTGCGCGTGCTCTGGGAGCTGGGCGAAGCTCCGCTGACCTTCCGGGAGCTTCGGGGGCGCTGCGACGACATCTCGCCCACCGTGTTGAACACCCGGCTCCGTGAGTTGCGCGAGGCGCGACTGATCGAGAAGACAGATCGGGGCTATGCCCTCACGGAAACGGGACATTCGCTCGGGCGCGCGCTCCGCCCCCTCGTGCGCTGGGCCGAGGATTGGGGCGACGCCGACTGA